The sequence TTCCACATTCTTCCACATAAATATTATGAACACCACTTACTGGTAGCATATATGATTTAAAAGGCTCTATTGGTGGATAAAAATCATAATTGTTCATTTTATTCCTTTCTACATTTATAAAAATAAGCTGTTAGAACAGCTTATTTTAATTTCTCCATAATTAGATCATTTACAATTTCAGGATTTGCTTTTCCCTTAGAAATTTTCATAACTTGTCCTACTATTCCTTTTAGAACTCTTGGCTTTCTACCTTCATCAGCTGATTTATAGTCATCAACCATTTTTTGATTGTTAGCCAAAACTTCATCAACCATTTTTTCTATTTCACTTGTATCAGATAGTTGAACAAGCCCTTTTTCTTTTACAATAATTTCAGGATCCCTTGAATCATCAAGAGCTATTTCAAAAACTTCTTTTGCTATTTTTGAAGAAATAGTATTTTTATCTATTAGTTTTATTATTTTAGCAAGATTTTCACTACTTATGGTAAACTTTTCTATATCAATATTCTTATGCTTTAAGATTCTTAAAACTTCTGTTAAAATCCAGTTAGAACTTAATTTAGCATTATTTGAATATTTTACAACTTCTTCAAAGTAATCTGAAAGCTCAACTTCTTCTGTTAAAATAAAAGCATCCTTTTCATCTAAGGAGTAATTATTTTTAAATCTTTCAATTTTTGCAAGTCTAGTTTCAGGCATATCTTTCTTAATTTCTTCAATTTCCTCATCACTTATAACAAGTTTCAATAAATCAGGTTCATTAAAGTATCTATAATCCATAGCTTCTTCTTTAGATCTCATAACTCTTGTTATTTGATTTTCTTCATCCCAAAGTCTAGTTTCTTGATCTACTTTTCCACCATTTTGTATAAGTTCTATTTGTCTTCCAATTTCATAATCTATTGCTCTTGCAACAGCTTTAAATGAATTTAAATTTTTGACTTCAACTCTTGTTCCAAAGACTTTTGAACCTTTTTCCATAACAGAAATATTTGCATCACATCTAAGTGACCCAGTTTCCATAGATACATCACTAATTTTTGTATATTTTATTATATTTTTTAAAGTATTTAAGTATTCATAAGCTTCTTCTGAATTTCTCATATCTGGCTCAGATATAATTTCTATCAAAGGAATAGAAGCTCTGTTAAAGTTTAAGTAAGATTCATTTTTTCCGTGAACAGCCTTAGCAGTATCTTCTTCAATTTGAATCTTAGTAATTCCAATTTTTACTTGTCTTCCAGAATTTAATTTGAACTCTAAATATCCTTTTTCAGCATAAGATTTTTCAAATTGTGTAATTTGATAGTTTTTAGGTGCATCTGGATAGAAATAATTTTTTCTATCAAAACCACTTTCATTATTTATTTGACAATTAAGAGCAAGAGCTGCTTTAATTGCATAATCTACAACTTTTTTATTTAATTTTGGAAGAGCTCCAGGATGTCCTAAACAAATTGGACAAGTATGTAAATTTATACCACTTTCATCATAGTCAGATTTACATCCACACCATACCTTAGTACCTGTTTTTAATTGTAAGTGAACTTCCAGTCCTATTACTGACTCCCATTCTTTTATCATAATATTCTCCTTATTAATCCAACTTAGGTAAATTCAATCTTCCTATTTTCTTTTCAAGCGCATCAGCTATTTTTATCAATATTTCTTCATCAAATGGTTTTCCCATAAATTGCACTCCAACTGGTAAGTTATCTACAAGCCCTCCAGGTAATGATATTGCAGGAACACCAGCTAAATTTGCAGATATTGTAAAGATATCTTCCAAATATAATTCTATTGGAGTTTTTGTATCAGATAATTTAAAAGCTACACTTGGTGCAACAGGTGTTAAAATAACATCTACTTCATTTAAAACATTTTCAAAATCTTGTTTTATAAGAGTCCTAACTTTTTGGGCTTTTTTAAAATAAGCATCATAGAAACCTGCACTTAAAACATAAGTTCCTATCATAATTCTTCTTTTTACTTCTGCTCCAAAGCCTTCACTTCTTGTTTTAACATATAGACTTTCTAAATCTGTATAATCCTTTGCTCTGTATCCATATCTAATACCATCAAATCTTGCAAGATTTGAACTTGCTTCTGCTGGTGCAAGTACATAATAAGTAGGAACAGCATATTTTGTATGAGGTAAAGATATCTCAACCACTTCTGCTCCTAATTCTTTTAGTGCTTTTACTGAATTATCTACAACATTTTTTATTTCAGGATTTAATCCTTCTATAAAATATTCTTTAGGTAATCCAATCTTTAATCCCTTTATATCTTTATTTAAAAATTCTGTATAATCAGGTACTTCCTTTTTGCTAACTGTTGCATCATAGTCATCAACTCCGGCTATAACATTCATACAAATAGCAATATCTTCAACAGTTTTAGCTAATGTACCTATTTGGTCAAGAGATGAAGCAAAAGCCATAAGTCCATATCTTGAAACTCTACCATAAGTTGGTTTAAATCCTACAACTCCACAAAATGAAGCAGGTTGTCTAACACTTCCACCAGTATCAGAACCTAATGATATTGGTACTTCTTGTGCTGCAACAGAAGCTGCTGCACCACCACTACTACCACCAGGAACTCTGTTTAAATCCCAAGGATTAGAAGTTTTATGATGAAATGAAGTTTTTGTTGTAGAGCCCATAGCAAATTCATCCATATTTGTTATACCAATAATAATTGCATCTTCTTCTTTTAATTTTTTTACAACTGTTGCATCATAAATTCCAATATAATTTTCTAATATTTTAGAACAAGAAGTTGATTTTTGTCCTTCCATTAAGATATTATCTTTTATAGCAATAGGAATACCAGCAAGTCTTCCTAATTTTTCTCCATTTTTTCTTTTTTCATCAAGTTTTCTAGCTTCATCAAGAGCTTTATCTTTTCTTAGAGAAACAAAACTTTTTATTTTATCTTCAACTTTTTCTATTCTTTCATAAAATGAATTCACTATTTCTTCTGCTGAAAGCTCATTAGATAAAAATTTATCTCTTAACTCTTTTGCAGTCAATTCATAAAGATTATTATAAACCATATACCCTCAATTCCTCCTACTCTCCAATAACCTTTGGAACTACTATTGCATTTTCAGCACTTTCAGGTGCATTAAATAGAACTTTTTCTATTTCTAATGATGGTTTTTCTTCTTTTTCTCTAAAATTATTGACAGATTCATTTATGTAAACTAAGGGTTCAACTTTTGATGTATCAACTTCATTTAACATATCAATATATTTTAGAATATCATTTAATTCAACCTGAAATTTTTCTATTTCTTTATCTTCAAATGATAACTTTGATAATTTTGCAATTTTAAGAACTTCTTCCCTTGTTAGTGCCATTTTCCCTCCTAAATTGAATATAAGTATTCCACTTCTTGCTTTGTTAATTCTCTATATTTACCTTCTGGTAAATCACCTAAAGATAATTCACCAATTTTTTCTCTTCTTAGCATTAAAACTTTATACTCAAATTTTTCTATCATTCTTCTGATTTGTCTATTTCTACCTTCTCTTATTGAAATATACATAGAAGTTTTATTTTTATCATATTTTATTCCAGATATTTTGGCTGGTAAAGTTTTACCATCATCTAACAAAACACCCTTTTTTAATTCATCAATTTCTTCTTTTTTAATTTCACCAAAAACTTTTATATAGTATTTTTTATAAATTTCTGATTTTGGATGAACTACTCTATTAAATAATTCTCCATCATTTGTAAGTAAAATTAAACCA is a genomic window of Fusobacterium nucleatum containing:
- the gatB gene encoding Asp-tRNA(Asn)/Glu-tRNA(Gln) amidotransferase subunit GatB, which produces MIKEWESVIGLEVHLQLKTGTKVWCGCKSDYDESGINLHTCPICLGHPGALPKLNKKVVDYAIKAALALNCQINNESGFDRKNYFYPDAPKNYQITQFEKSYAEKGYLEFKLNSGRQVKIGITKIQIEEDTAKAVHGKNESYLNFNRASIPLIEIISEPDMRNSEEAYEYLNTLKNIIKYTKISDVSMETGSLRCDANISVMEKGSKVFGTRVEVKNLNSFKAVARAIDYEIGRQIELIQNGGKVDQETRLWDEENQITRVMRSKEEAMDYRYFNEPDLLKLVISDEEIEEIKKDMPETRLAKIERFKNNYSLDEKDAFILTEEVELSDYFEEVVKYSNNAKLSSNWILTEVLRILKHKNIDIEKFTISSENLAKIIKLIDKNTISSKIAKEVFEIALDDSRDPEIIVKEKGLVQLSDTSEIEKMVDEVLANNQKMVDDYKSADEGRKPRVLKGIVGQVMKISKGKANPEIVNDLIMEKLK
- the gatA gene encoding Asp-tRNA(Asn)/Glu-tRNA(Gln) amidotransferase subunit GatA, which encodes MVYNNLYELTAKELRDKFLSNELSAEEIVNSFYERIEKVEDKIKSFVSLRKDKALDEARKLDEKRKNGEKLGRLAGIPIAIKDNILMEGQKSTSCSKILENYIGIYDATVVKKLKEEDAIIIGITNMDEFAMGSTTKTSFHHKTSNPWDLNRVPGGSSGGAAASVAAQEVPISLGSDTGGSVRQPASFCGVVGFKPTYGRVSRYGLMAFASSLDQIGTLAKTVEDIAICMNVIAGVDDYDATVSKKEVPDYTEFLNKDIKGLKIGLPKEYFIEGLNPEIKNVVDNSVKALKELGAEVVEISLPHTKYAVPTYYVLAPAEASSNLARFDGIRYGYRAKDYTDLESLYVKTRSEGFGAEVKRRIMIGTYVLSAGFYDAYFKKAQKVRTLIKQDFENVLNEVDVILTPVAPSVAFKLSDTKTPIELYLEDIFTISANLAGVPAISLPGGLVDNLPVGVQFMGKPFDEEILIKIADALEKKIGRLNLPKLD
- a CDS encoding pseudouridine synthase translates to MRINKFLSTLGIASRRAIDKYIEEGRITVNGNTATTGMDINENDNIFIDGKKIKTKIDEEKVYFMLNKPLEVLSSSSDDRGRKTVVDLIKTDKRIFPIGRLDYMTSGLILLTNDGELFNRVVHPKSEIYKKYYIKVFGEIKKEEIDELKKGVLLDDGKTLPAKISGIKYDKNKTSMYISIREGRNRQIRRMIEKFEYKVLMLRREKIGELSLGDLPEGKYRELTKQEVEYLYSI
- the gatC gene encoding Asp-tRNA(Asn)/Glu-tRNA(Gln) amidotransferase subunit GatC: MALTREEVLKIAKLSKLSFEDKEIEKFQVELNDILKYIDMLNEVDTSKVEPLVYINESVNNFREKEEKPSLEIEKVLFNAPESAENAIVVPKVIGE